A genomic region of Saccopteryx bilineata isolate mSacBil1 chromosome 1, mSacBil1_pri_phased_curated, whole genome shotgun sequence contains the following coding sequences:
- the LOC136319509 gene encoding uncharacterized protein, translating to MSGCCDVRGGAQVGFPREDAGRQTWPKVGGLGKVGGGASALGPRPPPEPTRGGKSLWAEEVLSKQRNAAWSPGDGGGEEGGGGAAVAARLPASPPASPGEPSPPLSARAAAAPGKWEEAALSGCFPVHFCRPGWGRKVPTPLPRVDAAHASLSVTHVRSVTAGLGVQAGRGVRKCTERSEPTRQLGSTRSKRAAAAPPSRSLVPERSWRTRTGLHRSHIRAAETPLQVWGVTIRGGEYTRTVDLANTPLHLPQGPNQG from the exons ATGTCAGGCTGCTGTGACGTGAGAGGCGGGGCTCAGGTGGGGTTCCCGCGGGAGGACGCGGGCCGCCAGACTTGGCCCAAGGTGG GGGGTCTGGGcaaagtggggggtggggcttCAGCCCTCGGGCCCCGCCCCCCACCAGAACCAACCCGCGGGGGGAAAAGCCTCTGGGCGGAGGAGGTGCTTTCAAAACAAAGAAATGCGGCGTGGAGCCCAGGGGACGGGGGTGGAGAGGAAGGCGGAGGAGGTGCAGCTGTAGCCGCCCGGCTGCCCGCTTCCCCTCCAGCTAGTCCGGGGGAACCCTCCCCCCCACTCTCAGCCCGGGCTGCAGCGGCGCCGGGGAAGTGGGAGGAGGCTGCGCTCAGCGGCTGTTTTCCAGTTCACTTTTGCAGACCTGGGTGGGGAAGGAAAGTGCCCACTCCGCTGCCCCGCGTGGATGCAGCGCACGCATCCTTGAGCGTGACTCACGTTCGCTCTGTCACGGCTGGGCTTGGGGTTCAAGCCGGCCGAGGTGTCCGAAAATGCACAGAGCGCTCGGAACCTACCCGGCAGCTGGGCAGCACGCGTTCCAAGCGGGCCGCGGCCGCCCCGCCCTCGCGCTCCCTCGTCCCAGAGCGGAGCTGGAGAACTAGAACCGGTCTTCATCGCTCCCACATCCGCGCCGCCGAGACCCCGCTCCAGGTCTGGGGTGTTACCATTCGCGGTGGAGAGTACACCCGGACAGTGGATTTAGCAAACACACCTTT GCACCTACCCCAGGGACCAAATCAGGGCTAA